In Fimbriimonadaceae bacterium, the DNA window CCTGGTGAAGGAGGTGGACGACCCCCGTCGGTTCGGCGTCGCCAACGTGGACGGAGACCGGATCGTCAAGTTGGTGGAGAAGCCCCCCGTGCCGGAGTCTAACCTCGCCATGGCGGGGATGTACGTCTTTGGCCCCCAAATTTGGGACGTCTTGCCGGACTTGCAGCCAAGCGCGCGGGGGGAATATGAGATCACCGACGCGATCCAGACCTTGGTCGACCAAGGGCAAGAGGTGCTCGCCGGGGTCTACAAGGGCGACTGGTTTGACACGGGGACGCTACCGAGCTTTTTGGAGACGAGCCGGTTCCTGACAAAGAACGGTCGGCTTGTCGCTTCGGACGCTGTCGTGCAGGGTGACGCGGCCGAACATGTGGTGGTCGGGGCCGGTGCCCGGGTCACTTGCGGCACGATCAGAGACTCCGTCGTGCTACCGGGAGCAGACATCCAAGTCAAAGGCGACATCGTCGGGTGCCTGCTTGGCGGCGTCGTCGCTTCCGACGCCCCCTTGTCGAACGTCGTCAAGTACGGTGACCTGGAATAGGCGCCAAGCAAAAGCCCCCCTTCCGGCAAGCCGATAGGGGGGCAAGTCGCTAGTTCTTGTTCGGAATTACTTGGACTCAGCCGGCTTGTCACCGGCAGGTGCCGCCTTGTCGGCCGCAGCCTTGTCACCACCGGCGGCAGGCTCGCTGCAGCCAGCAAGAATTCCGCCGACCAGAGCCAGCGCGATCGTCACAAAGAGAATCTTTTTCATTTTCGTGTCCTCCTCCAAGAGCCAGCTGTGTCAGTGCCGCTCCGTATATCAAGATACCCGTAAGACTACGGGTTCGCTTCACCAATTTTTCCTACGGGCCCGGCGTCAGGTTCAAATTTGGTGTCGAGTGGTGGAATGTCAGGCCGGAACTGCCGATGATTCCATGAAGGGTCCTCGGCCACGCCATGTCTAGCCTTCCCGAGCCACAGCCTCAACCGATCGCGGAGCCGTCCGTCGAGGTGCAGGCAGTTGACACGACGCCCGTGCTTCATGTTGAAGTCGGCGGGGCTGGCCCTTTGCCTCCCGAAATTTCGGAAGAAGAACTGGCGGCGGCACTCCTGAACCCGGTCGACCTGGAAGAACAAGAGCCGGTCGAAGCCGACGAACTGGAACTGTCTGAGGAGGAAGTCGCGCAACTGACAGCCGAGTTGCACCAGCGATACCCTCACATCCAGGAGCAGATCGACGCCTACAACGCGACGGCAGGGGCGGACATCGACCTAGACCAGCTTGAATCTCAAGCCTCCACGGTCGTCGACCAGACCGTGAACCCCGGTGAGCCCAGTTCGACGGTAGAAATCGACGACTTGGTCAGCCAGGTGCGGGAGGTTGACGAGCCTGCCCCGACGGCGGTCGAGATCCCCGACGACGGCGCGATGTCTGACGCCGACATCGCCGCGCTCTTCGACAAGGTCCAGGCATCCGACCCGGTGACCCCCGAACCTGGCGAAGGCGTTGGCATAGAAGCACCCCAACCTGCCACCGAGACGCCTGCCGCCGAGGACGACCCCGACGCCCCGATGTCGCTGGAGGAGATCCAGCGGCTCGTCCTCCAGTCGGAGAGCCTGGGGGCCCCGTCCCAGCCTGAGGCACCCAGCCCAACCGACCAAGGCGACCTAAAAATCCTCGGCGTGGACGCGCTCCAGCAGATGCTGGAGAACGACGCGCGCCTCAGTGCCCCCAGCGGG includes these proteins:
- a CDS encoding NTP transferase domain-containing protein, translated to MKGVILAAGKGTRLYPVTKAVPKPLLPIANKMTLAYAFDQLKECGVTEVAVVVGENEPAMREALGNGSAFGLDLAFVRQPDPKGLAHAVGFAQDFVAGDDFILYLGDAIYSEPLAPFVQMFRDRGCANLNLVKEVDDPRRFGVANVDGDRIVKLVEKPPVPESNLAMAGMYVFGPQIWDVLPDLQPSARGEYEITDAIQTLVDQGQEVLAGVYKGDWFDTGTLPSFLETSRFLTKNGRLVASDAVVQGDAAEHVVVGAGARVTCGTIRDSVVLPGADIQVKGDIVGCLLGGVVASDAPLSNVVKYGDLE